Sequence from the Catenulispora sp. GP43 genome:
GTCCACATAGCGCGCGGTGGCCACGATCTCCAGCGCACGCGGGTACCCGACCGCGTCCACCAGCGGCTGCGTCCCGGCCAGGTCCGGCACCAGCCCCAGGGCCGGCTCCTTCATGCAGAACAGCGCGTCCTCGGCGGCGATCCGGAGGTCGCAGGCCAGCGCCAGCTGGAAGCCGGCGCCGATGGCGTGGCCCTGGACCGCGGCGACGGTGACCAGATCGGTGCGGCGCCACCAGGTGAACGCCTGCTGATACCCCTCGATGGTGCGGTCCACCTCCTCGTCGGAGGACGCCGCGAAGGTGGCGAAGTTCTCGAACATCGACCGGTCCAGGCCCGCGGAGAACGACTTGCCCTCCGAGCGCAGCACCACGACGCGCACCGTGCCCGGCAGCGCGGCGCCGATCGCGGTCAGCGCGGTCCAGAACTCAGGGGTCTGAGAATTGCGCTTGTCCGGACGGTTCAGCGTGATGGTCGCGGCCTCGCCCTCCAGCAGCACGTCGATGCCCGCGTCCGCGGCCTGGCGTGCGGTGTCTTCCCAGCTCATGAGCTCTCCTGAATCCGTGCGGACGGTGCCGAAGAGCGAGACTACCCGCGGGTAACTTGTTGCGCCAGCGCGGGCCCGGACAATGGAGGTGTCCGACGCCGGCCTGGAGCGGCACCGGACGGAAGAGGGAACAGAAGAGGGCGGGGTGCCCATCACGCACCCCGCCCCTTCGTCACCGGTCGGCTGCCCGAACTCCGCCCGGCTCCTTCACGCTCGTCAGGCAGTCTTCGCCTTGCCGCGCGTCGCGCCGCCCCGACCCCGAAGCGTCACACCGGATTCGCTGAGCATCCGGTGCACGAACCCGTACGAACGCCCGGTGGACTGGGCGAGGGCGCGAATGGACTCGCCCGCCTCGTACTTCGTCTTGAGGTCGATCGCGAGCTGCGACCGCGCGTCGCCGGTCACCCGGCTGCCCTTCTTGAGAGTCTCGGCCACACGTGCCTCCTGGAGTGGATGTGCGCTCTAGGTACACATGATCACCCCTCGCAGCGCTCTTGGCCACCGATTCGGCGATGTTGCCCATAACATCAATGTCACGTCGCCCGATCCGACCAGTAGATCATGCGGATTTGTCCGGTTATCGCATGATCTAATTCCCTGGACGAATCAGCCCACGATGAAAAGTCCCGCCCTGGCGTGGGGTGGCGTTTTCTCCCGAAGGCCAGCGCTGGGCGTCGGTCAGGCCAGCGAGACCAAGTCGAGGTACTGCTCGCTCCACAAGTCCTCGTCGCCGTCCGGCAGCAGGATCACCCGCTCCGGATTCAGCGCCTGCACCGCGCCCTCATCGTGGGTCACCATGATCACAGCGCCCTCATACGTCCCGAGCGCCCCGAGGATCTCCGCGCGCGAGGCCGGGTCCAGGTTGTTGGTGGGCTCGTCGAGCAGCAGCACGTTCGCCGTGGAGACGACCAGCGTGGCCAGCGCCAGACGCGTCTTCTCACCGCCGGAGAGCACACCGGCCGGCTTGTCGACGTCGTCGCCGGAGAACAGGAACGAGCCGAGGGTCTTGCGCACGTCGGCCAGGTCCAGGTCCGGCGCCGCGCTGCGCATGTTCTCCAGCACCGTGCGCTCCGGGTCGAGCGTCTCGTGCTCCTGCGCGTAGTAGCCGAGCTTGAGGCCGTGCCCCTGCTCGACCTGGCCGGTGTCCGCCTGCTCCACGCCGCCGAGCAGCCGCAGCAAAGTGGTCTTGCCGGCGCCGTTCAGGCCCAGGATGACGACCTTGGAACCGCGGTCCACCGCCAGGTCGACGTCGGTGAAGACCTCCAGCGAGCCGTACGACTTGGACAGCCCGGTCGCCATGATCGGGGTCTTGCCGCACGGAGCCGGGGTCGGGAAGCGCAGCTTGGCGACCTTGTCCGCCTGCCGCACCTCCTCCAGCCCGGCCAGCATCCGGTTGGCGCGCCGGGCCATGTTCTGCGCGGCGACGGTCTTGGTGGCCGAGGCCCGCATCTTGTCGGCCTGCGCGTTGAGCACCGCGGCCTTCTTCTCCACGTTGGCGCGCTCGCGCTTGCGGCGGCGCTCGTCGTCCTCGCGCTGCTTGAGGTAGAGCTTCCAGCCCATGTTGTAGTAGTCGATGGTGGCCCGGTTGGCGTCCAGGTGGAACACCTTGTTCACCGACGCCTCGACCAGGTTCACGTCGTGGGAGATGACGATGAACCCGCCCTTGTAGGACTTCAGGAACTCGCGCAGCCAGACGATCGAGTCGGCGTCGAGGTGGTTGGTCGGCTCGTCCAGGAGCAGGACCTCGTTGTCGCCGAACAGGATCCGGGACAGCTCGACGCGGCGGCGCTGGCCACCAGACAGGGTGTGCAGCGGCTGGCTCATGACCCGGTCGGGCAGACCGAGCGCGGAGGCGATGGTCGCGGCCTCGGACTCGGCGGCGTACCCGCCGGCGGCGACGAACTCGTCCTCCAGCCGCGTGTAGCGGCGCATCGCCTTCTCGTGGGTGGCCAGGTCGTCGGAGGCCATGCGCTTCTCGTTCTCGCGCATGCGGCGCATGATGTCGTCCAGCCCGCGGGCGGACAGGATGCGGTCGCGGGCGATGACGTCCATGTCGCCGGTGCGGGGGTCCTGCGGCAGATAGCCGACCTGGCCGGAGCGGTGGATGGTGCCGGCCGCCGGGATGGTCTCACCGGCCAGGGTCTTGGTGAGCGTGGTCTTGCCGGCGCCGTTGCGGCCGACCAGGCCGATGCGGTCGCCGGGACCCACTCGGAAGGAGGCCTTCTCGATCAGGATGCGGCTGCCGGCCCGGAGCTCGACGTCGGTTGCGGTGATCACGTCGCACCATTTTACGGTGCGCACGGCACCGCTCCGGAACGAGTTTTCGTGCTGGTACGCCCCACATCGCCCGCAGCACGGGCGATGTGACTCAGATCGCCTGCAGACCGGCGATCAGACGGCTGCCCAGGCCCCGGTCCACCCGCTTGCTGTCCCGCCAGCACACCGCGAAGGACCGGCCGGCCCGCCACGAGCTCAACGCCGTGCGGGTGTAGCCGACCGTCGCCGAGGGCAGGTCGTCGACCGTGAACCAGCCGAGCTTCTCGCACTTGCCGGGCTCGGCGTTCACCGGGCCGCCGGACCAGCGGCTGGCCGCGAAGAACAGCTGCATGCGGGGCTCGCCGTCGGCCTCGCGGTGGTGGACCGTCACCGCGTGCTCCAGGTCGGCCGGATCGATGCGCACGCCGAGTTCCTCGCGCGCCTCGCGGACCAGAGCCTGCACAGCGTCCTCGCCGGGCTCGACGTGGCCGGCGGGCACGTGCCACCGTCCGGAACCCCACACGGCCCCTCTGCGCAACCCCAGGAGCACGCGCTCGTCATCGGGCCGCTGCAGAATGAGGTGGACGGCGAGCATGCACGCCTCTCGGCCGCTGTCAGTCGCCTTCCGGATCCCGGACACAGGCTCCCCCTTTGTACGCGGGTCTTGACCATCCCGTTACTTGTAACAGGTACCAACCTACCCACACGTACCGTCGTTTACGCAAGACTTCCGCGCCTGCGAATGCACATGCATCTGACGAGTGCGCACACGAAAACGCCCGATCCGTAACGGATCGGGCGTTTTTCGAATCAGTACTCAGACATTGAATCCGAGGGCGCGCAGCTGCTCCCGGCCGTCGTCGGTGATCTTGTCCGGACCCCACGGCGGCATCCAGACCCAGTTCACCCGGAAGTCGGCGACCAGGCCGTCCAGGGCCATGCGCATCTGGTCCTCGATGACGTCCTGCAGCGGACAGGCCGCCGATGTCAGGGTCATGTCGACGACGGCGATGTTCGCGTCGTCCACCGTCAGGCCGTACACCAGGCCCAGATCAACGACGTTGATCCCGAGCTCGGGGTCGACCACGTCGCGCAGCGCCTCGGTGACGTCCTCGATCGGCGCCAGTTCGGTCGTAGTCATGCCTTCACACCCTTGCCTTCGAATTCAACACTGCCGTCAGCTTCGAGCGCCTGCGCGGTCGCGTCCTTCCACGCCATCCACGACAGCAGCGCGCACTTCACACGCCCGGGGTACTTGGCGACGCCGGCGAACGCCACGGCGTCCTCCAGCACCTCCTCGTGCTCCTCGGCGAACTCCGGGCCGTCCAGCTTGGCCTGCATCAGTTGCAGGAAGGTCTCCTGCACCTCGCGCGCCTGCTCCACCGACTTGCCGATGAGCAGGTCCGCCATGACCGACGCCGAGGCCTGGCTGATCGAGCAGCCCTGGGACTCGTAGGAGATGTCGCTGATCACGTCGCCCTTGAGGTCGACGCGCATGGTCACCTCGTCACCGCACGTCGGGTTCACGTGGTGCACCTGGGTCGCGTACGGCTCGCGCAGACCCTTGTGGTGCGGGTGGCGGTAGTGGTCCAGGATGATCTCCTGGTACATCGATTCCAGCTGCATCTCCTGCTCCTCCTACGGCTTTCAGACTCCGAAGAACCGCTTGACCTCGTCCAGGCCCTCCACGAGGGCGTCGACCTCGGCCGGCGTGGAGTACAGATAGAACGACGCTCGCGTGGTCGCGGGAATTCCGAACCGCACGCACACCGGACGCGCGCAGTGGTGGCCGACGCGCACCGCGATGCCGTGCTCGTCGAGGACCTGGCCCACGTCGTGCGGGTGGATGTCGCCGAGCGTGAACGAGATGGCCGCGCCGCGGTCCTCGTTGGTGGCCGGGCCGATGATCCGCAGACCCTCGACCTCCTGCAGCCGCTTGAGCGCGTACTCGGTGATCGCGTGCTCGTGCGCCGCGACGTTCTCCATGCCGATGCCGGTGAGGTAGTCCACGGCGGTGCCCAGCGCGATCACCTCGGCGATCGGCGGGGTGCCGGCCTCGTACTTGTGCGGCAGGCCCGCGTACGTGGACTTCTCCATGGTGACCGTCTGGATCATCTCGCCGCCGCCGAGGAAGGGCGGCAGCTCCTCCAGCAGGTCCCGGCGGCCCCACAGCACGCCGACGCCGGTCGGGCCGAGCATCTTGTGGCCGGTGAAGGCGACGAAGTCGGCGCCCAGGGCCTGCACGTCCAGCGGCAGGTGCGGGGCGGACTGCGAGGCGTCCAGGACCACCAGCGCGCCGACCTCGTGCGCGCGCTTGACGATGGTCTCGACCGGGTTGACCGTGCCCAGGATGTTGGAGATGTGGACCAGCGAGACCACCTTGGTGTGCTCGTTGATCAGTTCGTCCAGGTTCGACAGGTCCAGGCGGCCCTCGTCGGTGATCCCGAACCAGCGCAGCTTCGCGCCGAGCCGCTCGGCGGTCATCTGCCACGGCACGATGTTGGAGTGGTGCTCCATCTCCGAGATGACGATCTCGTCGCCGGGGCGGATGCCGTAGGGCTCGCCGGCCCAGCCGAGGACGTTGGCGACCAGGTTCAGCGCCTCGGAGGAGTTCTTGGTGAACACGACCTCTTCGCGCGGGGCGTTGATGAACGCGGCCACCTTGTCGCGGGCGCCCTCGTACAGCGCCGTGGCCTCCTCGGCCAGCACGTGGATGCCGCGGTGCACGTTGGCGTTGTGCAGCGAGTAGTACTCGACGATGGTGTCGATCACCTGCTGCGGCGACTGCGAGGTCGCCGCGTTGTCCAGGTACACCAGCGGCTTGTCGCCGTGCACCAGGCGCTGCAGGATCGGGAAGTCCTTGCGGATGGCATCCGTGTCAAGGAACTGAGGGGTAATGCCCATGAGGATCAGGCTCCAGCCTTGGCGTAGCTTTCGTAGCCCTCAGATTCCAGCTTGTCGGCCAGCTCCGGGCCACCCGATTCCACGATGCGGCCGTCGGAGAAGACGTGGACGAAGTCCGGCTTGATGTAGCGCAGGATCCGCGTGTAGTGCGTGATCAGCAGCGTGCCGACCTCGCCGGACTCGCGAACCCGGTTCACGCCCTCCGAGACGGTCTTCAGCGCGTCCACGTCCAGGCCGGAGTCGGTCTCGTCGAGGATCGCGATCTTCGGCTTGAGGAGCTCCATCTGCAGGATCTCGTGGCGCTTCTTCTCACCGCCCGAGAAGCCCTCGTTGACGTTGCGCTCGGCCATCGCCTTGTCCATCTGGATGGCTTCCATGGCGCCGTTGACTTCCTTGACCCAGGTGCGCAGCTTCGGGGCCTCACCGCGGATCGCGGTGGCCGCGGTGCGCAGGAAGTTGGAGACCGTGACGCCGGGGATCTCCACCGGGTACTGCATGGCCAGGAACATGCCGGCGCGGGCGCGCTCGTCCACGGTCATCGCCAGCACGTCCTCGCCGTCCAGGGTGACGGTGCCGGAGGTGATGGTGTACTTCGGGTGCCCGGCGATCGAGTAGGCCAGGGTGGACTTGCCCGAGCCGTTGGGGCCCATGATGGCGTGCGTCTCGCCCTGCTTGACCGTCAGGTTCACCCCGCGCAGGATCTCGCGCGGGCCGTTCTCGCCCTCGACGGTGACGTGCAGGTCCTTGATTTCCAGGGTCGCCATGTCTGTTACGCCTCCTTCACGGCGACGTACAGATCATCGCCTTCGATCTTCACGGGGTACACCGGCACCGGCTCGGTGGCCGGCAGGCTGGAGGGCTTGCCGGTCTTCAGGTCGAACATCGAGCCGTGCAGCCAGCACTCGATCTCACAGTCCACGACCTCGCCCTCGGACAGGGCGACGTTCGCGTGCGAGCACACGTCGTGGATCGCGTAGAACTCGCCCTCGTGCTGCACCACGGCCACCGGGGTGTCGCCGGCCACGACCGCCTTGGGCTGGTCCGGGGTCACCTCCGAGACGCCGCAGACGCGGATCCAGGTCTGGGTGTCGGTCATGCGACGGCTCCAGCGAGCTCTTCCTCCACCTTGGTCATCAGCCGCTCCTGGACGTCCGGGATGCCGATGCGGCCGATCACGTCGGCGAAGAAGCCGCGGACCACCAGACGGCGGGCCTCGTCCTCGCGGATGCCGCGGGCCTGCAGGTAGAACAGCTGCTCGTCGTCGAAGCGGCCGGTCGCGCTGGCGTGCCCGGCGCCGACGATCTCGCCGGTTTCAATCTCCAGGTTCGGCAC
This genomic interval carries:
- a CDS encoding enoyl-CoA hydratase/isomerase family protein — protein: MSWEDTARQAADAGIDVLLEGEAATITLNRPDKRNSQTPEFWTALTAIGAALPGTVRVVVLRSEGKSFSAGLDRSMFENFATFAASSDEEVDRTIEGYQQAFTWWRRTDLVTVAAVQGHAIGAGFQLALACDLRIAAEDALFCMKEPALGLVPDLAGTQPLVDAVGYPRALEIVATARYVDAAEALRIGLANHVVPREELHAAAAKLAADLLAAPRGAVTESKALLRAAAGRPYDEQRAAERAAQTRRFRDLAGTGES
- a CDS encoding helix-turn-helix domain-containing protein, with the protein product MAETLKKGSRVTGDARSQLAIDLKTKYEAGESIRALAQSTGRSYGFVHRMLSESGVTLRGRGGATRGKAKTA
- a CDS encoding ABC-F family ATP-binding cassette domain-containing protein, yielding MITATDVELRAGSRILIEKASFRVGPGDRIGLVGRNGAGKTTLTKTLAGETIPAAGTIHRSGQVGYLPQDPRTGDMDVIARDRILSARGLDDIMRRMRENEKRMASDDLATHEKAMRRYTRLEDEFVAAGGYAAESEAATIASALGLPDRVMSQPLHTLSGGQRRRVELSRILFGDNEVLLLDEPTNHLDADSIVWLREFLKSYKGGFIVISHDVNLVEASVNKVFHLDANRATIDYYNMGWKLYLKQREDDERRRKRERANVEKKAAVLNAQADKMRASATKTVAAQNMARRANRMLAGLEEVRQADKVAKLRFPTPAPCGKTPIMATGLSKSYGSLEVFTDVDLAVDRGSKVVILGLNGAGKTTLLRLLGGVEQADTGQVEQGHGLKLGYYAQEHETLDPERTVLENMRSAAPDLDLADVRKTLGSFLFSGDDVDKPAGVLSGGEKTRLALATLVVSTANVLLLDEPTNNLDPASRAEILGALGTYEGAVIMVTHDEGAVQALNPERVILLPDGDEDLWSEQYLDLVSLA
- a CDS encoding NUDIX domain-containing protein, translated to MSGIRKATDSGREACMLAVHLILQRPDDERVLLGLRRGAVWGSGRWHVPAGHVEPGEDAVQALVREAREELGVRIDPADLEHAVTVHHREADGEPRMQLFFAASRWSGGPVNAEPGKCEKLGWFTVDDLPSATVGYTRTALSSWRAGRSFAVCWRDSKRVDRGLGSRLIAGLQAI
- a CDS encoding metal-sulfur cluster assembly factor, which gives rise to MTTTELAPIEDVTEALRDVVDPELGINVVDLGLVYGLTVDDANIAVVDMTLTSAACPLQDVIEDQMRMALDGLVADFRVNWVWMPPWGPDKITDDGREQLRALGFNV
- the sufU gene encoding Fe-S cluster assembly sulfur transfer protein SufU — encoded protein: MQLESMYQEIILDHYRHPHHKGLREPYATQVHHVNPTCGDEVTMRVDLKGDVISDISYESQGCSISQASASVMADLLIGKSVEQAREVQETFLQLMQAKLDGPEFAEEHEEVLEDAVAFAGVAKYPGRVKCALLSWMAWKDATAQALEADGSVEFEGKGVKA
- a CDS encoding cysteine desulfurase; its protein translation is MGITPQFLDTDAIRKDFPILQRLVHGDKPLVYLDNAATSQSPQQVIDTIVEYYSLHNANVHRGIHVLAEEATALYEGARDKVAAFINAPREEVVFTKNSSEALNLVANVLGWAGEPYGIRPGDEIVISEMEHHSNIVPWQMTAERLGAKLRWFGITDEGRLDLSNLDELINEHTKVVSLVHISNILGTVNPVETIVKRAHEVGALVVLDASQSAPHLPLDVQALGADFVAFTGHKMLGPTGVGVLWGRRDLLEELPPFLGGGEMIQTVTMEKSTYAGLPHKYEAGTPPIAEVIALGTAVDYLTGIGMENVAAHEHAITEYALKRLQEVEGLRIIGPATNEDRGAAISFTLGDIHPHDVGQVLDEHGIAVRVGHHCARPVCVRFGIPATTRASFYLYSTPAEVDALVEGLDEVKRFFGV
- the sufC gene encoding Fe-S cluster assembly ATPase SufC; amino-acid sequence: MATLEIKDLHVTVEGENGPREILRGVNLTVKQGETHAIMGPNGSGKSTLAYSIAGHPKYTITSGTVTLDGEDVLAMTVDERARAGMFLAMQYPVEIPGVTVSNFLRTAATAIRGEAPKLRTWVKEVNGAMEAIQMDKAMAERNVNEGFSGGEKKRHEILQMELLKPKIAILDETDSGLDVDALKTVSEGVNRVRESGEVGTLLITHYTRILRYIKPDFVHVFSDGRIVESGGPELADKLESEGYESYAKAGA
- a CDS encoding non-heme iron oxygenase ferredoxin subunit gives rise to the protein MTDTQTWIRVCGVSEVTPDQPKAVVAGDTPVAVVQHEGEFYAIHDVCSHANVALSEGEVVDCEIECWLHGSMFDLKTGKPSSLPATEPVPVYPVKIEGDDLYVAVKEA